One Streptomyces hundungensis DNA segment encodes these proteins:
- a CDS encoding ribose-5-phosphate isomerase → MRVYLGSDHAGFELKNHLVEWLTAHGHEPVDCGPHIYDAQDDYPPFCLRAAEKTAADPEALGIVIGGSGNGEQIAANKVKGVRAALAWSEQTAALGREHNDANVISIGGRMHTEEEATRFVEIFLATPYSGEERHTRRIEMLTEYETSGKLPEIPAHHPQQG, encoded by the coding sequence ATGCGCGTGTACCTCGGCTCCGACCATGCCGGCTTCGAACTCAAGAACCACCTCGTCGAGTGGCTCACGGCCCACGGCCATGAGCCCGTGGACTGCGGTCCGCACATCTACGACGCCCAGGACGACTACCCGCCGTTCTGTCTGCGGGCCGCCGAGAAGACGGCCGCCGACCCGGAGGCGCTCGGCATCGTGATCGGCGGCTCCGGCAACGGCGAGCAGATCGCGGCCAACAAGGTCAAGGGCGTCCGTGCCGCACTGGCCTGGAGCGAGCAGACCGCGGCGCTCGGGCGTGAGCACAACGACGCCAACGTGATCTCCATCGGCGGCCGGATGCACACCGAGGAGGAGGCGACCCGCTTCGTCGAGATCTTCCTCGCCACCCCGTACTCGGGTGAGGAGCGCCACACCCGGCGCATCGAGATGCTCACCGAGTACGAGACCAGCGGCAAGCTCCCCGAGATCCCGGCCCACCACCCGCAGCAGGGCTGA
- a CDS encoding Fpg/Nei family DNA glycosylase → MPEGHTIHRLAADHDLMFGGRPLRAASPQGKFSDGAALVDGQVLEGAEAHGKHLFLGFGPSGWIHIHLGLFGKYALGEAPAPPPTDTVRLRLLNDTAYADLRGPTTCALITDGEKRAIHDRLGPDPLRPADTGDKAWQRISRSRTTIAALLMDQKVIAGVGNVYRAEVLFRHGIDPYRPGKDLDRATWDAIWADLVELMREGVRLNRIDTVRPEHTPEAMGRPPRLDDHGGEVYVYRRAHQGCHICGGEIRTADLAARNLFWCPGCQKP, encoded by the coding sequence ATGCCCGAGGGTCACACCATCCACCGCCTGGCCGCCGACCACGACCTGATGTTCGGCGGCCGGCCGCTGCGCGCCGCCAGCCCCCAGGGCAAGTTCTCGGACGGCGCGGCCCTCGTCGACGGCCAGGTCCTGGAAGGCGCCGAAGCCCACGGCAAGCACCTGTTCCTCGGCTTCGGACCCTCGGGCTGGATCCACATCCACCTCGGCCTCTTCGGCAAGTACGCCCTGGGCGAGGCACCGGCCCCGCCGCCCACTGACACCGTACGGCTGCGGCTCCTCAACGACACCGCCTACGCCGACCTGCGCGGGCCGACGACCTGCGCGCTGATCACCGACGGCGAGAAGCGGGCGATACACGACCGGCTCGGCCCCGACCCGCTGCGGCCCGCCGACACCGGCGACAAGGCCTGGCAGCGGATCTCCCGCAGCCGCACCACGATCGCCGCCCTGCTCATGGACCAGAAGGTCATCGCGGGCGTCGGCAACGTCTACCGCGCCGAAGTCCTCTTCCGGCACGGCATCGACCCCTACCGCCCCGGCAAGGACCTCGACCGCGCCACCTGGGACGCGATCTGGGCCGACCTGGTGGAGCTGATGCGCGAGGGCGTACGGCTGAACCGCATCGACACCGTCCGCCCCGAGCACACCCCCGAGGCGATGGGCCGCCCGCCGCGCCTCGACGACCACGGCGGCGAGGTGTACGTCTACCGCCGCGCCCACCAGGGCTGTCACATCTGCGGCGGCGAGATCCGCACCGCCGACCTCGCCGCCCGCAACCTGTTCTGGTGCCCCGGCTGTCAGAAGCCGTGA
- a CDS encoding amino acid permease yields the protein MTSQPSLAKEDRLPGEPGDAQVPDSGLKAGLKNRHLSMIAIGGVIGAGLFVGSGSGIAAAGPAILLSYALVGVMVVFVMRMLGEMAAARPSSGSFSAYADRALGRWAGFSIGWLYWFFWVVVLAVEATAGAKILHDWVPGVPQWGWALIVMVVLTATNLASVSSYGEFEFWFAGIKVVAIGGFVIIGLLAVFGVLPGSDNPGEGFAHLTDAGGFFPKGYGAILTGVLMVVFSFMGSEIVTLAAGESEDPRRAVTKATNSVIWRIAVFYLGSIFIVLTLLKWNDPSIVADGSYVAALKTIGIPHADQIMNVIVLTAVLSCLNSGLYTASRMAFSLGERGDAPKSFARTNKRGVPRVAILSSVVFGFVAVFFNYEWPDTVFAFLLNSSGAVALFVWLVICFTQLRMRGIILREQPEKLTVKMWGFPYLTWLTIGMISFVLVYMLFDDSGREQVLLSLLVAAIVIVIAVVKEKVLAGRAAAYSGVKDDVTAS from the coding sequence ATGACCTCGCAGCCGTCCCTTGCGAAGGAAGACCGCCTGCCCGGTGAACCCGGTGATGCGCAGGTGCCCGACAGCGGCCTCAAGGCCGGTCTCAAGAACCGTCATCTGTCCATGATCGCCATCGGTGGTGTGATCGGCGCCGGCCTGTTCGTGGGCTCCGGCTCCGGCATCGCCGCGGCAGGACCCGCCATTCTGCTCTCGTACGCCCTCGTCGGCGTGATGGTCGTCTTCGTGATGCGGATGCTGGGCGAGATGGCGGCGGCCCGCCCGTCGTCCGGCTCGTTCTCGGCCTACGCGGACCGGGCGCTCGGCCGCTGGGCCGGGTTCTCCATCGGCTGGCTCTACTGGTTCTTCTGGGTCGTGGTGCTCGCCGTCGAGGCCACCGCCGGCGCGAAGATCCTGCACGACTGGGTGCCGGGGGTCCCGCAGTGGGGCTGGGCGCTCATAGTGATGGTGGTCCTGACCGCCACCAACCTCGCCTCGGTCTCCTCGTACGGTGAGTTCGAGTTCTGGTTCGCCGGGATCAAGGTCGTCGCGATCGGCGGCTTCGTGATCATCGGTCTGCTCGCGGTGTTCGGCGTGCTGCCGGGCTCCGACAACCCGGGCGAGGGCTTCGCGCACCTCACGGACGCCGGCGGGTTCTTCCCCAAGGGCTACGGCGCGATCCTCACGGGTGTGCTGATGGTCGTGTTCTCCTTCATGGGCTCCGAGATCGTCACCCTGGCCGCAGGCGAGTCCGAGGACCCGCGCCGCGCCGTGACGAAGGCCACCAACAGCGTGATCTGGCGGATCGCGGTCTTCTACCTCGGTTCGATCTTCATCGTGCTGACCCTCCTGAAGTGGAACGACCCCTCGATCGTCGCGGACGGCTCCTATGTGGCGGCCCTCAAGACGATCGGCATCCCGCACGCCGACCAGATCATGAACGTGATCGTCCTGACGGCGGTGCTCTCCTGCCTCAACTCCGGCCTGTACACGGCGTCCCGGATGGCGTTCTCGCTCGGTGAGCGCGGCGACGCCCCCAAGTCCTTCGCCCGGACCAACAAGCGGGGCGTGCCACGGGTCGCGATCCTCTCCTCGGTCGTGTTCGGCTTCGTGGCGGTCTTCTTCAACTACGAGTGGCCGGACACCGTCTTCGCCTTCCTGCTCAACTCCTCGGGCGCCGTCGCCCTGTTCGTGTGGCTGGTGATCTGCTTCACCCAGCTGCGGATGCGCGGCATCATCCTGCGCGAGCAGCCGGAGAAGCTGACGGTGAAGATGTGGGGCTTCCCCTATCTCACGTGGCTCACGATCGGGATGATCTCCTTCGTCCTCGTCTACATGCTGTTCGACGACTCGGGGCGCGAGCAGGTGCTGCTCTCGCTGCTCGTCGCGGCGATCGTCATCGTGATCGCGGTGGTCA